In one Sebastes umbrosus isolate fSebUmb1 chromosome 13, fSebUmb1.pri, whole genome shotgun sequence genomic region, the following are encoded:
- the LOC119500604 gene encoding histamine N-methyltransferase-like isoform X1 yields the protein MCKTLQESVMAAEAHQTCYEGSIVQNFLFYLEQSGDHKIILQFLHNILPGQFKRIGAGRGSLDVLGVGSGGGNMDVELLTLLQSTLPAIPITADIVEGSSELTDIFKALVVKTTNLQTIPFAWHFMKSEDYEMEVKAKGDMKRFDFIHMVHMIYFLDNLDDSIKFYHSLLKKNGMLMIIVQADGTGWDILWKTYKKELCINGIEVSRSSGEVISCLKSQGLKYEEHAISNTFDISECFNPSSQTGERLLNFFTAKDHFYQSFTPEIRAGMLELLRNKSSTKKDGRVFFSCGVNCIFVYA from the exons ATGTGTAAAACATTGCAGGAATCAGTCATGGCTGCAGAAGCACATCAGACTTGTTATGAGGGCAGTATCGTCCAAAACTTTCTGTTCTACCTGGAACAATCAGGAGACCACAAGATCATTCTCCAGTTTCTTCACAACATCCTGCCAGGACAATTTAAAAG AATTGGAGCTGGAAGAGGCAGCCTGGATGTTCTTGGTGTTGGAAGTGGTGGAG GTAATATGGATGTCGAGCTGCTCACTCTACTGCAGTCTACATTACCTGCCATCCCGATCACTGCTGACATCGTGGAGGGCAGCTCTGAGCTCACAGACATCTTCAAAG CTCTGGTAGTAAAGACCACCAACCTTCAGACGATCCCATTTGCTTGGCATTTCATGAAGAGTGAGGACTATGAGATGGAAGTCAAAGCAAAAGGAGACATGAAGAGATTTGACTTCATACACATGGTTCAT ATGATCTATTTCTTGGATAACCTCGACGACTCCATCAAGTTCTACCACAGCCTTCTGAAGAAAAATGGCATGCTTATGATCATCGTTCAAGCAG ATGGCACTGGCTGGGACATCCTGTGGAAGACTTACAAGAAGGAGCTCTGCATCAATGGCATCGAAGTGTCCCGCTCATCAGGAGAGGTTATTTCCTGCCTGAAGAGCCAGGGTCTGAAATATGAGGAGCACGCCATTTCCAACACCTTCGACATCTCTGAGTGCTTCAATCCAAGCAGCCAGACTGGAGAACGTCTGCTCAATTTCTTTACAGCGAAAGATCACTTCTACCAGTCCTTCACCCCAGAGATCAGAGCAGGCATGTTAGAGCTTCTCAGAAACAAGAGCAGCACTAAAAAAGATGGCAGGGTATTCTTCAGTTGTGGTGTGAActgcatatttgtttatgcgtGA
- the LOC119500604 gene encoding histamine N-methyltransferase-like isoform X2: protein MAAEAHQTCYEGSIVQNFLFYLEQSGDHKIILQFLHNILPGQFKRIGAGRGSLDVLGVGSGGGNMDVELLTLLQSTLPAIPITADIVEGSSELTDIFKALVVKTTNLQTIPFAWHFMKSEDYEMEVKAKGDMKRFDFIHMVHMIYFLDNLDDSIKFYHSLLKKNGMLMIIVQADGTGWDILWKTYKKELCINGIEVSRSSGEVISCLKSQGLKYEEHAISNTFDISECFNPSSQTGERLLNFFTAKDHFYQSFTPEIRAGMLELLRNKSSTKKDGRVFFSCGVNCIFVYA from the exons ATGGCTGCAGAAGCACATCAGACTTGTTATGAGGGCAGTATCGTCCAAAACTTTCTGTTCTACCTGGAACAATCAGGAGACCACAAGATCATTCTCCAGTTTCTTCACAACATCCTGCCAGGACAATTTAAAAG AATTGGAGCTGGAAGAGGCAGCCTGGATGTTCTTGGTGTTGGAAGTGGTGGAG GTAATATGGATGTCGAGCTGCTCACTCTACTGCAGTCTACATTACCTGCCATCCCGATCACTGCTGACATCGTGGAGGGCAGCTCTGAGCTCACAGACATCTTCAAAG CTCTGGTAGTAAAGACCACCAACCTTCAGACGATCCCATTTGCTTGGCATTTCATGAAGAGTGAGGACTATGAGATGGAAGTCAAAGCAAAAGGAGACATGAAGAGATTTGACTTCATACACATGGTTCAT ATGATCTATTTCTTGGATAACCTCGACGACTCCATCAAGTTCTACCACAGCCTTCTGAAGAAAAATGGCATGCTTATGATCATCGTTCAAGCAG ATGGCACTGGCTGGGACATCCTGTGGAAGACTTACAAGAAGGAGCTCTGCATCAATGGCATCGAAGTGTCCCGCTCATCAGGAGAGGTTATTTCCTGCCTGAAGAGCCAGGGTCTGAAATATGAGGAGCACGCCATTTCCAACACCTTCGACATCTCTGAGTGCTTCAATCCAAGCAGCCAGACTGGAGAACGTCTGCTCAATTTCTTTACAGCGAAAGATCACTTCTACCAGTCCTTCACCCCAGAGATCAGAGCAGGCATGTTAGAGCTTCTCAGAAACAAGAGCAGCACTAAAAAAGATGGCAGGGTATTCTTCAGTTGTGGTGTGAActgcatatttgtttatgcgtGA